ACATAGGGAGCTTGATATGTAATGCAAAATGCACTACAATAGCACCGTGAACAAACTGAGCATAGACCGCCAAACCGAGATCATAAGAGTCCTGCGTGAAGGCAACTCCATACGCAGTACCGCTCGCATAACTGATACAGCTATCAATACAGTGGTCAAGTTGCTCAGGGATGTTGGTGCCGCGTGTTTAGAGTACCAGGACAAGTCAATGCACCATCTACCATGTAAGAACCTTCAGTGTGATGAGATTTGGAGCTTCGTTTACTCGAAGGCTAAGAACGTACCAGAGGAACACGATGGTGAATTTGGTTACGGCGACGTCTGGACGTCCACGGCAATAGATGCAGACACAAAGTTGGTTCCTTGCTGGCTTGTTGGCTGAGAAATATCGAATTTGCTTATGAGTTCATCAATAACCTGAAGGGTAGGCTTTCAAATAGAATCCAGATCACTACAGATGGTCACAAGATGTATGCTGAAGCAGTGGAACAAGTATTTGGTGCTGATGTTGATTATGCCATGCTGGTGAAGTTCTACGGTCAAGAACCGGAGCAAGAGAAGCGCTACAGTCCGGCCAAGTGTACTGGGGCAGAGAAACATAGAGTCATGGGCAATCCTAATATCAAGGCAGTCTACACTAGCTTTGTTGGCGTCAGAATCTCACTATGAGGATGAGTATGAGACGATTCACCCGTTTGACCAATGCCTTTTCAAAGAAACTGGAGAACCATGAATATGCTCTGGCTCTATAGTTCATGCACTACAACTTTGTGAGACCTCACAAGACGCTGGCTAATCCCTATCCACGAACTCCGTCAATGGCAGCAGGTATAACAGATGATGTGTGGACAGTTGAGGACATTGTGAGCTTGGCTGATCGGAGATGAATCAAGGGAAAAGTGCTAAGGCCAGGTCATTACGCCTTTTCGTGAATCCCTTGTGGGAATCATCTAATAGCTTGAACCAATCTGCCATTTTGGGTTTTATCTGATGTTCCACTATCAGATGTGCAATGATTTGTTCCACACTGAGTCTACCTGTGGGGAAATGCATGTGTTTTATCGTCTTGTCATTACGGAACGCATTTAGATGCAGGTGTGCGTGCGGAATAATTTTATTCGGTTCTGGTTTCAGGCTGTATTCGTAGCGAAATATCCATTTGCTTTCGTCATCTGGGTTGGGTGATTTAGAAAAAGTGTAACGGCACTCTTCAACAATGATTTTGCTTCGATTATCCACGCAAGCTAACTGACGAAAATGTAAATAACTGAGCGGTTTCAGTACAAGAGGAAGGAAGTTGCCATTTTGAAAACAAGTAATGAAGAGACAATCAGCACGCTGCAATATAGTAAGTCGACTATCCGTAATAGTCCTGTTGAAGACGCTATTCAGATAATCGGCGTACTCACGAAGTTTCTGGATATCTCCGACATTCTTACTCTGCAAACTTCAATATCATCTCAATATCGCGCACAGCAGTAGAACGTGGCAACTTACCGGCTTGTTGGCGCTTACGAAATTCACTGATAGTCATACCTAGTCTCTTTTTGCTTTCCTTGCTAGCGAGTTCCAAAGCTTCTTTCTTGTTGAGTGAGATAACGTCTCCGTATGTTACCATCTTATCCCCCTCACCTCCATACTAAAAGATGCAATAAACCCCTTGCTAGGTAGAACTATGTACGGAAGTAGTCATATCCTAAAGTAACAGCAACACATTTGTCAATATTTTTTCATAAATGAAATCAAGAAAACATAACACAAAAATATCTCATTATTTCTACCCCAAAGTTCATACTAAATGGGCACTTCTGTAAATTTTCAAAATGATACACTACCGCGTCCCATAATATTCTTCCCAGGGTGGCAGGCGGTTATTCTGATCGGGAAAGACATCAAGTCAAGCTATAGAATATGCCAGTCAACCGCCACTTGGGTTACAATAGGCCTATGACCCGGGACAATGGTTCCATCGAGAGGAGTGCATGATACACATCAGGCTGGCTACTGAAGAGGATATCCCGAGGATCATTGAGCTATACGATGAGCTGACTATCACCACTTCGCAGATTGAGAAAAGCCGGAGTCCTTCTCCGGATCATTACAAAAGGGTGTTCGCTGAGATTTGCTCCGATCAGAGGCAGGAGCTTCTTGTGGCTGAGGATCAGGGCGAGGTCGTGGGTACCCTGGTATTCCTACTGGCGCCAAACCTCTCCCACAATGGTACTCCCTGGGCTTTCCTGGAGAACCTGATAGTCACCGAGAAACACCGGCGCAAGGGTGTTGCCAGATCGCTCCTGGAATATGCCGTCGGTCGTGCCAGAGAGGCGGGATGCCACAAGGTGCAGCTCTGCAGCGGCAGGACCCGGGAGGAAGCGCATCAGCTCTACCGGTCACTGGGTTTTGAGGCGTCAGCCTATGGCTTTCGTCTGTACTTTTGAAGGCCGAGCTTGTCCCGGAGAGAAGGCACACATGAAAGACCTTGAGGTTCACTGCCACTCAGGCCGTCATTACCCTGAGCGCCCTGTCTCCTTCATACTTCACGGCGTGACATACAAGGTTGAGGGGATTGACAGGGAATGGCTGGAACCGGGGGTGAGGCACTTTCGAATCTGCACTGAGGACAAGATATTCTTTGAACTCTGCTATGATGAGCAGAATGACGAATGGTCAATCTGCTAGCATGTTCTTGAATGCAGACAGCAGCTGGCTATATGGCCAGTCCGGCGCTACGTCCGTCAGCGACGGCTTCTGCTATCCCCCGGGGGTCGACACAGTCCCCGGCGAGGTGCACTGCGGGTACGGTGCGCCTCAGTTCCTCCAGGAGCGCCGTATTCGGCCTGCCACCTGCAGCCAGGACTATGCTATCGGCAGCAATGGTTTTCTCCTGTCCCTCCTTGGTGATGATGAGCAGGCCGCCTTCCGTCAACTCCTGACATTTCACGCCGGTTAAAACGGTGACCTTCATGTAGGCCAGTCTGGCCAGCAGCAGCTTCCGGAGAGCCAGCGGCATTACGCCTGCCACCTCGTCCAGCATCTCCACAATCGTCACTTTCTTGCGCTGTTTTGCCAGGTACTCTGCTGTCTCGCATCCCACCAGCCCACCCCCGATGACGGCTACCGCGTCTCCCACCTTGGCGCCGTTCAGCACCTGCTTCGCAGTTATGACATTGGCTCTGTCGATTCCTGAAATGGGTGGCACAGAGGGAGTCACCCCTGCAGCCAGGACCACTGCATCCGGCCTGGCCGCGGATATCAGTTCAACAGTAGCCTCTATGCCCAGCCTGACATCGATGCCTCTCTTAGTCATCTGGGATGTGAGGTAGTCGACAAAGCCAGGGAGGTTGTCTTTGTGCGGCGGAACTACAGCCTCAAGCAACTGCCCGCCCAGCCTTGCCTGTTTCTCATAAAGCGTTACCTGATGACCCCTTAATGCAGCCACTATGGCTGCCTCCATGCCGGCAGGGCCGCCGCCCACCACAACCACCTTCTTGCTTCTCCCGGCCGGCTTGATCTCAAATTCCCGCTCTTTGCCTGCAGCCGCATTGACGGAGCACATTATGCCCTTTCCCTTGACCGTCTGATTGTCGATGCACCGCAGACAGCCTATACAGGGCCTAATCTCATCCACTCTTCCTGATGCTGCTTTCATGGGGAGTTCAGGGTCGGCGATCAGACCCTTACCTATAGCAATGAGGTCGGCCTTGCCCTCCTGCAGCGTCTTCTCGCCGAGTTCCGGAGTTATCCTGCCCGCGGCAATGAGCGGGATTTTCACCATCTTCTTCATTGCTTCCACGAAGGGAAGTAGCCCTCCGGGGGCTTCTGCGGTCGGCGGCGGCAGACGAGGGATGATGCCCCACAGCATTGCGGCTATCTCCAGGGCATCAGCCCCTGCCTCCTCGGCCATTTGGGCTATCTGTTGTGCCTCCTCAGGGGTAATACCTGACCCGGGACCGAGTTCCATAGCGCTGATTTTGCACAGCAGGGGATAAACCTCCCCCACGGTCTCCCTGACGGCATCGATGATCTCGAGCAGGAACCTGGCCCGATTCCTCAGATTGCCTCCGTACTCATCCTGACGAACATTGGCTGTGGAAGAGAGGAACTGCGCCACCAGATAATAGCCGGTGCTATGGATCTCCACGCCATCGAAGCCGGCCCTCCTGCCCCGTTGGGCTCCCTGGGCGAACTTGCGGACCAGGTCTTTGATCTCGCCGACGGTCAGCTCTCGTGGCATCTCGCCCTCATAGCCCACTTGTGTACCGTATGGCATCGGAACCGGCGAAGGGGCGACCGGTTGAATACCGGTAATGGATGACTTGGCTCCTCTTCCGCCATGCTGCAACTGCAGTACTGCCTTGGCACCATGCTGGTGGATGACCTCCGCGATCTGGCTCAAACCGGGGATGAACCTGTCGTTGTCTATGGCCAACTGGTATGCAGTTGTCTTGCCCACAGGGGCATCGATGCACGTCGTCTCCACGATCACAAGACCGACACCGCCCTTAGCCCGTTGCTCGTAGTAGGATCTGATTCTCTCCGTGACGTGGCCGTCAGGCGTGGCCATGTTTGTTCCCATCGGCGGCATCACAATGCGGTTTTTGAGTTCCATTTGTCCGATGCGTGTTGGTTCAAACAGCTTCGGAAAATGCAGCGTGTTGCTCAAGGGCGTACCTCCTTGTCCAAGCATCACCTGACTATCAGGCAGGCTTGCCTGCCTTGTAATGGGGTGATTGGCTCAACATCCACCGGCGGATGAGTGGGGCAAACAGTCGCATCAAATACCTTTTATAGCCCAGAGAGGCGGCCACCTCCTGAACGAAGTCTTCAAAGGAGTGCTGCTGGTACTGGAGAATCCTCTGGCTTTCAGCGGTATCGAGCCAGTCGGTGTATGAAGAGGCGCAGGAGGCGAAGGCTCTGTCCGGAAGCCTGCCGATCCCCATAGACTCCATCATGCGGCCGACAAAATCTCGATAGTACAACTGGCTATCTGCCCCGCCGCCGATAAGCAGAATCTTCCCCCAGACTTCATCGCAGATCACCGCATTGGCCAGAGCCAGCCCCACATCCTGCGGATGTACAAATTCCACGCGCGCTCCTGGGGGAGCATCGAACATCTTCGGACTGAATCCGCTCAGCGCCTGCGGAGGGACAACTGCCAGGCGGAGGATGGCCCAATCAAACCCCGACTCTTTGACCAGTCTCTCACATTCCACTTTGTGACGGTTGTAATTGTCCATCGGCTGCACCGGATCGGAAACGGTCCTGGGCGGCGGCTTCTGCTGGCATTCGCCGAAGACGCTGAATGAAGAGATGAAGATGATCTTGGGTGGTGAGGGGAGGTTCCTCATGGCGTGGAGAAGATTCTTGGTGCCGCCTACGTTGACATCCGAGGCCAGCTCGGGCTTATCGTCACTGGCAGGAGGCAGGATAAATGCCATGTGAATAACGGCCTCTTGATCTTGCACGGCAGCGGCCACGTCATCCGGGCGGCGCATGTCGCCCCACACCACATCTATCTGCCCTTTGAATCTCCTGGCATTCCTCTCGTTGCCCTTTGTCTGGATGTCAAAACACCTCACCTGGTGTCCTTGCT
This portion of the Chloroflexota bacterium genome encodes:
- a CDS encoding GNAT family N-acetyltransferase, which encodes MIHIRLATEEDIPRIIELYDELTITTSQIEKSRSPSPDHYKRVFAEICSDQRQELLVAEDQGEVVGTLVFLLAPNLSHNGTPWAFLENLIVTEKHRRKGVARSLLEYAVGRAREAGCHKVQLCSGRTREEAHQLYRSLGFEASAYGFRLYF
- a CDS encoding FAD-dependent oxidoreductase; translated protein: MSNTLHFPKLFEPTRIGQMELKNRIVMPPMGTNMATPDGHVTERIRSYYEQRAKGGVGLVIVETTCIDAPVGKTTAYQLAIDNDRFIPGLSQIAEVIHQHGAKAVLQLQHGGRGAKSSITGIQPVAPSPVPMPYGTQVGYEGEMPRELTVGEIKDLVRKFAQGAQRGRRAGFDGVEIHSTGYYLVAQFLSSTANVRQDEYGGNLRNRARFLLEIIDAVRETVGEVYPLLCKISAMELGPGSGITPEEAQQIAQMAEEAGADALEIAAMLWGIIPRLPPPTAEAPGGLLPFVEAMKKMVKIPLIAAGRITPELGEKTLQEGKADLIAIGKGLIADPELPMKAASGRVDEIRPCIGCLRCIDNQTVKGKGIMCSVNAAAGKEREFEIKPAGRSKKVVVVGGGPAGMEAAIVAALRGHQVTLYEKQARLGGQLLEAVVPPHKDNLPGFVDYLTSQMTKRGIDVRLGIEATVELISAARPDAVVLAAGVTPSVPPISGIDRANVITAKQVLNGAKVGDAVAVIGGGLVGCETAEYLAKQRKKVTIVEMLDEVAGVMPLALRKLLLARLAYMKVTVLTGVKCQELTEGGLLIITKEGQEKTIAADSIVLAAGGRPNTALLEELRRTVPAVHLAGDCVDPRGIAEAVADGRSAGLAI
- a CDS encoding NAD(P)-dependent oxidoreductase, yielding MKVLVTGGFGNVGRSCLTKLREQGHQVRCFDIQTKGNERNARRFKGQIDVVWGDMRRPDDVAAAVQDQEAVIHMAFILPPASDDKPELASDVNVGGTKNLLHAMRNLPSPPKIIFISSFSVFGECQQKPPPRTVSDPVQPMDNYNRHKVECERLVKESGFDWAILRLAVVPPQALSGFSPKMFDAPPGARVEFVHPQDVGLALANAVICDEVWGKILLIGGGADSQLYYRDFVGRMMESMGIGRLPDRAFASCASSYTDWLDTAESQRILQYQQHSFEDFVQEVAASLGYKRYLMRLFAPLIRRWMLSQSPHYKAGKPA